The segment AAGAGGCGCTCATCTTGTGAAGGTTTCATGGTTGTAACAGGTGAATTCTGTGTTTCCGGTGTGCCGAGAGGGATCGTTTTGGCCCTAGATTTCGCCGTGTAGACCGTGAACATCGAACATTTCGCCCATGGGTTTGGGCAACGCTCTGTCTGGGGGGTCTGGGTTCGTGTCGGGTTTCTTCGACGATTTCTGGTCATGGATAGTCACGGTGACCGCCGAGACGTCATGGCGCGAGGTGATGCCGCTGGGTATCGCCGGCATCTTCGTCTGGACGCTGTGGCTCTATCGGGCGGTGCTGTCCCGATTTGCCAAGCCCGTGGTGAACAACTACCGGACCACGGTGTCGGTGGTGGTTCCGGCGTACCGCGAGGACGCGGACATCCTGGTGGACTGCCTGGACACCTGGTTGGCGCAGAATCCCACGGAGGTCATCATCGTGCCGGACGTGGAGGACGAGGAGGTCCTGCACAGGCTGGCGCAGGTACAGGATCCCCGGGTTCGGGTGCTGGCGTTCGAGCACCGCGGCAAGCGGTCGGCGCTGGGTGTGGGTATCCGCGCCGCGACGAGCGAACTCGTGGTGCTGGTGGACTCGGACACCCGCTGGGAGCCGGGCCTGCTGGCCGCCGTCCAGATGCCGTTCGTCGACCCCACGGTCGGCGGCGTCGGCACCCAGCAGAACGTCTACCAGCGTCGGACCAGCGTCTGGCGGCGCGTCGCCGACTGGCTGGTCAACCTTCGCTACTACGACTACGTCCCGGCGATGGGCCGCGCGGGTGCCGTGGCCTGTCTGTCCGGTCGTACGGCCGCCTATCGGCGGGCCGCGATCGAGCCCGTACTGGAGAACCTGGAGAACGAGTTCTTCCTGGGCCGGCGCTGCGTCGCCGGCGACGACGGACGGCTGACCTGGCTGGTGCTGGCATCCGGTTACAAGACCGTGCACCAGTCCTCCGCGCGGGCGATGTCGATGTTCCCTTCCTCGTTCCGCGCCTTCGTCAAGCAGCGGGTGCGCTGGAGCCGGAACTCCTACCGTTGCTATCTGACCGCTCTGTACAAGGGCTGGCTCTGGCGGGTCCCCCTGGTCACCAAGATCACCGTTCTGCAGATCCTGCTGACGCCGGTGACGATGGGCATGGCGCTCGGCTATCTGGTCTTCAGCCGCCTGGAACTGACCGGCCGCGGCGTGGTCCTCGTGTTGATCTGGCTGCTCCTGGGACGCGGCATCCGTGGATACTCCCATCTGCGCAGACATCCGCAGGAGGTGTGGTTGCTGCCGTTGCTGGCCCTCGTTGTCATCATGATCTCGTTGCCGATCAAGCTGTTCGCCTTCGTCACCATGAACAAGCAGGGCTGGCTGACCCGCACCAGCAGCAGCATCGGCGGCGAGGGACAGAACTCGGCGTCCCTCGGCGGCGTGACGCGGACCGCCACGGCCTCGTGGCCGGAGGTGCACCAGTCATGACGCGTCATCACCTTTCGTCCGTCGGCTCCGTACTGCGGATGCTTCGGGGCGGCGCGGTAGCGCTGTCCCTCGCCGCCGGTCTGCTCCTCGCCTCGGCGGCCGGTGCCCCGGCCGCCGACGGAGACGACAAGCAGCAGGTCAACGCCGCGGACGCGGAGAACGAGACCGCGCTCGTAGCGGCGGAGGATCACCGCCTGGACCAGGTCCGCGCGGTGGCCGCCGTCGCCCCCCTGAAGGGCGGTCAGTGGAAGGCGCCGTACCGACTGGACACCGGCAGCGGCTACACCCTGGTCCTGACCGAACGCAGCAACCCCTACACCGTCTCCGACCTGCTGGAGCTGGCCCCGCAGACGTTCGTCCGCGAGGAGGACGGTTCCTACCTGCTGACCGAGAACCTCTATCTCAACGCCGGGGCCAAGCTGAAGCTTTCCAACCCCGGTGGGCTGACCCTGCGGATGGCCAGCAGCAACAAGGGTTTCGTGAGCATTGTGTCCTTCGGCGGCCGGCTCACCCTGGAGGGCACCCCGCAGGCACCCATGCGGATCACCGGCTGGGACGACAGGAAGAACAAGCCGGACACGGACGTACGGGACGGCCGGGCCTACATCCGCGCCATCGGCGGCCAGTTCTCCATGACGTACGCCAAGATCAGCGACCTCGGGTTCTGGAGCGGTCGCACCGGCGGCCTGAGCCTCACCGGGACGGACCGCCCCGACACCGGCAACATCAAGGACTCGACGGTGGGTTCGGACACGGACACGGGCAGCGGTGGCGTGGTGGCACAGCCCTCCGGATCGCTGGCCACGCCGGACACCCGGTTCTCGGTGCCCAGCCTCTCGTACGTCTCGGCGGAGATCGGGCACTCCACCCTCACCGGCAACGCGTACGGACTGTTCATCTCCGGGGCCAACGGCGTCAGCATCAGCGACAGCACGGTGCAGAAGAGCCTGGAACACGGCGTGGTCCTGCACCGGTTCGTCACCAACGCGGTGGTCGAGCGGACCGTGTCCAAGGACAACGGCGGCGACGGGTTCGTCCTG is part of the Streptomyces sp. NBC_01262 genome and harbors:
- a CDS encoding glycosyltransferase family 2 protein: MTAETSWREVMPLGIAGIFVWTLWLYRAVLSRFAKPVVNNYRTTVSVVVPAYREDADILVDCLDTWLAQNPTEVIIVPDVEDEEVLHRLAQVQDPRVRVLAFEHRGKRSALGVGIRAATSELVVLVDSDTRWEPGLLAAVQMPFVDPTVGGVGTQQNVYQRRTSVWRRVADWLVNLRYYDYVPAMGRAGAVACLSGRTAAYRRAAIEPVLENLENEFFLGRRCVAGDDGRLTWLVLASGYKTVHQSSARAMSMFPSSFRAFVKQRVRWSRNSYRCYLTALYKGWLWRVPLVTKITVLQILLTPVTMGMALGYLVFSRLELTGRGVVLVLIWLLLGRGIRGYSHLRRHPQEVWLLPLLALVVIMISLPIKLFAFVTMNKQGWLTRTSSSIGGEGQNSASLGGVTRTATASWPEVHQS
- a CDS encoding right-handed parallel beta-helix repeat-containing protein, coding for MTRHHLSSVGSVLRMLRGGAVALSLAAGLLLASAAGAPAADGDDKQQVNAADAENETALVAAEDHRLDQVRAVAAVAPLKGGQWKAPYRLDTGSGYTLVLTERSNPYTVSDLLELAPQTFVREEDGSYLLTENLYLNAGAKLKLSNPGGLTLRMASSNKGFVSIVSFGGRLTLEGTPQAPMRITGWDDRKNKPDTDVRDGRAYIRAIGGQFSMTYAKISDLGFWSGRTGGLSLTGTDRPDTGNIKDSTVGSDTDTGSGGVVAQPSGSLATPDTRFSVPSLSYVSAEIGHSTLTGNAYGLFISGANGVSISDSTVQKSLEHGVVLHRFVTNAVVERTVSKDNGGDGFVLARATEQVRISASTATGNGGNGFTLSGRPLASGPSASGESISSYGSNSVSDSTAKDNGHYGIEIFGGQDVGVQNNRVEGGDMGIVARKDATKVAITGNHLSGQSRQGISVRDGVTAATITGNIVESTDTGIYVRDSVGEIRGNTVQDGTNHGISLVGAVDKSLISYNVISGVGPSAVDTTRAHGGITVKQNQTFAWHDTSSFWIKFRHYASPMTMLWAGMLLLILFSAVLGRRQTRRGRRRAGRRILGTHPYDDKRPLAGAVREFPVRQASQLGWFTKDDEETTTLRALTPQSAPAAGPPR